The following are encoded in a window of Castanea sativa cultivar Marrone di Chiusa Pesio chromosome 9, ASM4071231v1 genomic DNA:
- the LOC142610096 gene encoding pentatricopeptide repeat-containing protein At4g35130, chloroplastic-like, with amino-acid sequence MSSYAQFHDLHSVVCVFNTLEEPHTIAWNLIIKSHLDLGLFHSALLLYKTMRRLGVAHDSFTFPIVNQAVSSLQSDVMYGEMVHCVSTKMGFGFDVYFCNTMIEVYLKCGCVDYARKLFDAMSQRDLVSWTSMISGYVGEGSVGSAFILFQEMMVKSEPNSVTLMAMLQACCAIESLIHGMQLHGYAIKSGLVIDGSVQNSVLKMYTRTGSVEEVEIFFSKIDRKDEVSWNILISYYAMEGDIEKLVNIFSEMRGSAALSIETLTLLISAFAKCRDLFQGEKIHCLTIKTGFCDEILLTSLLDFYAKCGEIEISARLYREIPNRNIVMFGAMMSGFIQNGYIKDAINLFHQMQAANFEPGAEILRSILDAYTYLGALQLGKAIHGFFIRNLSYRSMEETTHMETSILNMYIKCGNISSARACFHNILVKDLVTWTTMIEGFGSHGLGLEALELFGLMLGERIKPNCITFLSLLSACGHSGLVREGCEVYNSMKWIYGIQPDLDHYTCMVDLLGRYGKLKEALSIIVKMVIFPDSRIWGALLAACRIYEDIKLGEYTAQRLLELEPGNIGYHTLLSNVQACVGQWDEVEEVRRVMNEKDLKKKPGWSCVEANGMIHGFVSADRSHHQLEEIYEILGSLSRMMLEFV; translated from the coding sequence ATGAGCTCCTACGCCCAATTCCATGACCTTCACAGCGTCGTCTGTGTATTTAATACATTAGAAGAACCCCATACTATTGCATGGAATTTGATTATTAAGTCCCATCTTGATTTGGGTCTTTTTCATTCGGCTTTGTTGTTATATAAAACAATGAGACGTCTGGGTGTTGCCCATGATAGTTTCACGTTTCCAATAGTAAACCAAGCTGTTTCATCGCTTCAGAGTGATGTAATGTATGGAGAGATGGTCCATTGTGTCTCAACGAAAATGGGGTTTGGATTTGATGTTTATTTTTGCAATACCATGATTGAGGTTTATTTGAAATGTGGGTGTGTAGATTATGCCCGTAAACTGTTTGATGCTATGTCACAGAGAGATTTGGTTTCTTGGACGTCAATGATTTCAGGGTATGTTGGTGAGGGAAGTGTTGGTAGTGCTTTCATTTTGTTCCAGGAAATGATGGTAAAGTCTGAACCCAATTCGGTGACTTTGATGGCAATGTTGCAGGCTTGTTGTGCCATTGAAAGTTTGATCCATGGGATGCAACTTCATGGTTATGCAATCAAGAGTGGGTTAGTAATAGATGGGTCAGTACAAAATTCAGTTTTAAAAATGTATACTAGGACAGGTAGTGTTGAAGAAGTCGAAATCTTTTTCAGCAAGATTGACAGAAAGGATGAGGTTTCCTGGAATATTCTGATTTCCTATTATGCCATGGAAGGAGATATTGAAAAGTTAGTGAATATTTTTAGTGAAATGCGGGGTAGTGCTGCACTCAGCATTGAGACTTTAACATTACTTATATCAGCATTTGCGAAGTGTAGAGATCTTTTTCAAGGAGAAAAGATACATTGTTTAACCATTAAAACTGGTTTTTGTGATGAAATTTTGCTCACTTCTTTGTTAGACTTTTATGCAAAGTGTGGGGAAATAGAGATATCAGCTCGGTTGTATAGAGAAATTCCAAATAGAAACATTGTTATGTTTGGTGCTATGATGTCGGGATTCATACAAAATGGATATATTAAGGATGCCATAAATTTGTTCCATCAAATGCAAGCTGCAAATTTTGAGCCTGGGGCTGAGATTTTGAGAAGCATTCTTGATGCATATACTTATCTGGGAGCACTGCAATTGGGTAAGGCAATCCATGGCTTCTTTATAAGAAATTTGTCTTACAGATCTATGGAGGAAACCACACACATGGAAACCTCCATCTTAAACATGTACATAAAATGTGGAAATATTTCTTCTGCTAGAGCATGTTTTCATAATATATTGGTCAAAGATTTAGTAACCTGGACAACAATGATTGAAGGCTTTGGAAGCCATGGGCTTGGTCTTGAAGCCCTAGAACTTTTTGGTCTAATGCTGGGGGAAAGAATAAAACCAAACTGTATCACCTTCTTGAGCTTACTGTCAGCTTGTGGCCACTCTGGTCTTGTCAGAGAAGGGTGTGAAGTTTATAATTCAATGAAATGGATATATGGTATTCAACCTGATTTGGATCATTACACTTGCATGGTGGATCTTTTGGGTCGATATGGAAAGCTTAAAGAGGCCTTATCTATAATAGTGAAAATGGTGATTTTTCCTGATAGTAGGATATGGGGTGCTCTTCTTGCGGCTTGTAGAATTTATGAAGACATAAAACTTGGGGAATATACAGCACAAAGGCTTTTGGAATTGGAACCTGGTAATATTGGGTATCATACTTTGTTGAGTAATGTACAAGCATGTGTTGGACAATGGGATGAAGTTGAAGAAGTAAGGAGAGTAATGAATGAAAAGGATCTGAAGAAGAAACCAGGGTGGAGCTGCGTCGAGGCTAATGGGATGATCCATGGTTTTGTTTCTGCAGATAGATCACACCATCAACTGGAGGAGATTTACGAAATTTTGGGGAGTTTAAGTAGGATGATGCTGGAATTTGTATAG